In a genomic window of Cuculus canorus isolate bCucCan1 chromosome Z, bCucCan1.pri, whole genome shotgun sequence:
- the LOC128850377 gene encoding antifreeze protein Maxi-like — translation MVAAAMVAAAAVAAAAVAAAMVAAAMVAAATTAAAVAAAAVAAAAVAAAAVAAAAVAAAMVAAAMVAAAAVAAAAVAAAAVAAAMVAAATTAAAVAAAAVAAAMVAAAAVAAAMVAAAMVAAATKAAAVAAAAVAAVLEVVTAIPETLLPVIPLAEADSEIAVSKLVVKVLPAIPEMLLQVIPLAEAEREADSDVGGGGEGRREAETTASGGTATATSESPFCPCSRNICRVLRSAVSSHA, via the coding sequence ATGGTGGCAGCTGCGATGGTGGCAGCTGCGGCGGTGGCAGCAGCGGCGGTGGCAGCTGCGATGGTGGCAGCTGCGATGGTGGCAGCTGCCACCACAGCGGCGGCGGTGGCAGCAGCGGCGGTGGCAGCTGCGGCGGTGGCAGCTGCGGCGGTGGCAGCTGCGGCGGTGGCAGCTGCGATGGTGGCAGCTGCGATGGTGGCAGCTGCGGCGGTGGCAGCAGCGGCGGTGGCAGCTGCGGCGGTGGCAGCTGCGATGGTGGCAGCTGCCACCACAGCGGCGGCGGTGGCAGCAGCGGCGGTGGCAGCTGCGATGGTGGCAGCTGCGGCGGTGGCAGCTGCGATGGTGGCAGCTGCGATGGTGGCAGCTGCCACCAAAGCAGCGGCGGTGGCAGCAGCGGCGGTGGCAGCGGTACTGGAGGTGGTAACAGCGATTCCAGAAACGCTGTTGCCGGTGATACCGCTGGCGGAGGCGGACTCGGAGATCGCGGTGTCGAAATTGGTGGTGAAGGTACTACCAGCGATTCCAGAAATGCTGTTACAGGTGATACCGCTGGCGGAGGCGGAGAGGGAGGCGGACTCCGACGtcggcggcggcggcgaggGGCGGCGGGAGGCGGAAACCACAGCCAGCGGCGGTACCGCCACCGCCACCAGTGAGTCACctttctgtccctgcagcagAAATATCTGCCGTGTTCTCCGCAGCGCAGTGAGCTCACACGCCTGA